In Equus quagga isolate Etosha38 chromosome 14, UCLA_HA_Equagga_1.0, whole genome shotgun sequence, one DNA window encodes the following:
- the SPA17 gene encoding sperm surface protein Sp17 yields the protein MSIPFSNTHYRIPQGFGNLLEGLTCEILREQPDNIPAFAAAYFENLLEKREKTNFDPAEWGAKVDDRFYNNHAFQEQESPEKCEPGKEKSQTSVKEETPVTALEASEEDKDKEENAAVKIQAAFRGHLVREEVKKMKSDDHEEQQIEEN from the exons ATGTCGATTCCATTCTCCAACACCCACTACCGAATCCCACAAGGATTTGGAAATCTCCTTGAAGGGCTGACATGCGAGATTCTGAGGGAGCAACCGGACAATATACCAGCTTTTGCAGCAGCGTATTTTGAGAATCTtctagagaaaagagaga aaaccAACTTTGATCCAGCAGAATGGGGAGCTAAGGTAGATGACCGCTTCTATAACAACCATGCATTCCAG gagcAAGAATCACCTGAGAAATGTGAGCCTGGCAAAGAAAAGTCGCAGACATCTGTGAAAGAGGAGACTCCAGTCACAGCCTTG GAAGCTTCTGAAGAAGATAAGGATAAAGAGGAGAATGCTGCTGTCAAGATCCAAGCAGCTTTCCGGGGACACTTAGTCAGAGAAGAGGTGAAGAAGATGAAATCGGATGACCATGAAGAACAGCaaatagaggaaaactga